Part of the Bacillus cereus group sp. RP43 genome is shown below.
ACTGGGAACCAAATACCGATAATCTTTCCGATAAATTCTTTACTTCCCATACTAAGCCAAACAGCTAAACAAACAAGCCAATTGCATCCGATTGCAGAAATAAAGGCTTGTAGAGGTGTATCTTGTAGTTTAGCTTGTGCAATGGAAACTGTTTTCGTTAAAAAAACTCCCTCTGTTAATCCAGCAATATGGCCGAAAAAATAAGCAACGAATATAGCGCCGATGAAATTGCTAAACGTAACAATAATTAAATTGCGTATGAAGTGAAATAGGGTGATTTTCTTTTGAAGCCAAGCCATTGAAACTGTCATCATGTTCCCAGTTACTAATTCACCGCCCGCAAGAATAACGAGTATAAGACCGATAGGGAATACAGCTGCACCTAAAAAACTATTAAATGATCCCCAAGATTTTGGCATTGTCCCAATAACATGAATATCGAGTAAATACCCTAATGCTATGAAAGCACCACCAAAAAAACCGAGAATTAGCATAGGGAGTAATGATAAATGAGCTTTTTTTCTTCCGGAATTAGCAGCAAGTTCCGTAATTTCTTCTGGTGTAAATACAGACATGATTAACCCCTCCATAAATATTTTGACGGAACGAATAGAAGAAATGTTTTTAAAAATCTATGTATTATAAAAATATGTTATGAGTTATGTATAAATTTGTCAAATTGAGATAGGGATAAAATCGAATATAGCTAACATTATTTCATATTGTCACATCAATGTAACAAAAAGGTTTTAAAGTACTTCTAGAGGTGAAAATATGAATACGCATCATGTAAAAAAAGAGCAAAAAAAATCAATCTTAAAGAAATTTATTATTAGTTTAATAAGTATATTAATGATTCCAATAAGCTTCTATTTCTATGCAACAGAAATAGAACGAAGGTTAGTATCGGTCACGTGGAATGAAATAGAAGCTCCTACGATTCCTAAAGAGTTTAACAATAAAAAGATATTGCAATTCTCAGATGTACATTTAGGGCCAGAGTTTACATTGAAGCAACTAGATAATTTGGTGGAGAAAATGAATGAGTTATGTCCAGATATAGTAGTTTTCACAGGGGATTTAATAGATAAGTTCGGATCTTATAATGAGGAAAGAGCGGAGGCAAAAGAAATTTTGAGGAAAATTCATGCTCCTCTCGGAAAGTATGCTGTGTTTGGGAATCATGATAGAGGCGGGGGCGGTAATTTATTCTACAAAAGGTACATGGAGGAAGCGGGTTTTTCTGTTTTAGTAAATGACGTGCAGAAAATTAAAGTGGAAAATGGCAAGTATATTACAATATCAGGTTTGGATGATTTTTTATTAGGGAAACCACAAATAGATTCGACTTTAAAAAACTTAAGACAACAAGATTTCAATATGCTATTAGTACATGAGCCTGATGTTGTAGACAAAGTAGCTGGTTATCCAGTTGATTTTCAAATCTCAGGACATAGTCACGGAGGACAAGTTCAGATTCCTTTTGTAGGTCCTTTAATTACCACAAAATTAGCAGAGAAGTATGTTGAAGGAATGTATGAATTAGAAGGAAAGAGTAAGTCGTTATATTTATATGTAAATCGCGGTATTGGAACGACTCGAATGCCTGTCAGGTTTTGGAGTGTACCTGAACTTTCAGTTTTTGTATTGAAGCAAAGTAGTAACTAAAGTAGAACGTTTCATATTTTGGAGAATTAAGAGTACTTTTAAAGAAAGTTCTCTTTTTTTATTGATTAAGTGCAGAATATTATGTACTTTTATGTAAAGTGTTAAAAAGAAAGGAGAATTTCTATGATAGAAACATGGCATAAAGAATTGGAAAGTTTATATAACCAAATGGTTTCGTGGCGAAGAGACTTTCATCAATACCCAGAGCTATCGTTTCAAGAAATAGAAACACCCAAAAAAATAGCTGAAATCTTAAAAAGTTTTCATATTGATGTGAAAACAGATGTCGGGGGAAGAGGGATAATCGGCGTAATTGAAGGTGGAATACCTGGGAAGACGATCGCGTTGCGTGCTGATTTTGATGCACTACCGATTCAAGATGAAAAGCAAGTTTCATATAAATCAAAGGTTCCTGGCGTAATGCACGCTTGTGGCCATGATGGACATACAGCAACACTTTTAGGCGTTGCAAAAATATTAAGTGATAACAGAGACCAACTTTCAGGAAAAATAGTCCTTATTCATCAACATGCAGAAGAGAAAGAACCTGGTGGGGCAATTGCTATGATTGAGGATGGTTGTTTAGAAGGAGTAGATGTTATTTTTGGAACACATTTATCTTCTCAAATGCCTTTAGGAATTGTTGGGGCGAAAGCTGGAGCAATGATGGCTGCAGCTGATACTTTTGAAGTGAAGATTCAAGGACGAGGCGGTCACGGAGGTATGCCGCATCATACTGTAGATGCCATTATCGTTGCAACACAAGTTATTAATCAATTGCAACTTTTAGTTAGTAGAAAAGTAGATCCGTTGCAATCAGCTGTATTAACAGTTGGTACATTCCATGCTGGTCAAGCAGATAATATTATTGCGGATACTGCTACATTTACAGGGACAATTCGGACGTTAGATCCTGAAGTGAGAGAATTTATGGAGAAGGAATTTAAACGAGTTGTTGAGGGGATTTGTCAGTCTCTTCATGCTGAAGTTAATATTCAATATAAACGTGGTTATCCAATATTAATAAATCATCTAGATGAAACGAGTCATTTTATAGAGATTGCGAAACGTGATCTTGGAAGAGACAGAGTCATTGAAGTACCACCTATTATGGGTGGAGAAGATTTTGCATATTACTTAGAACATGTTCCAGGAGCATTTTTCTTTACAGGTGCGGGTAATGAAAAAATAGGAGCAACATATCCACATCATCATCCTCAATTTGATTTTGATGAACGTGCGATGTTGGTTGGTGGGAAGTTACTTTTAAGTCTTGTGACTAGTTATTTAAGCAATGGAGAAGAATTTCTTGGAAATTTAGATGTGAATGTGACAAAGTAATTTGCATAAATGAAAAACAACAATAGGTTAGTAAAGAGATCTATTGTTGTTTTTATTATTTTTTGCGCAGGAATAGCTTCGAAATAGGATCAATACAAAAAATGTCTAGATGTATAATCTTGTTAATCGAATAATATCTGAAAATCCTTTGTTTTATAAGAATGGATATAATTTTCTCAACAATTTTGTATGGAAAATTATTAAACCTAATGTAATAATTTCTGTAGGAGGTTCAATTATAAATGTTAATTTCTGAATATTTCGAAATTAATTAAAGTGTAGGACAAGATGTTTTGCATAATACTCTTACATAAATTTTAAAATCAAGTTTGGAAGGGGATGTACAAGAGTTGAATAAAAATCTTAAGAAAGACCTCAAAATACGCCATATTACAATGATCTCAATTGGCGGCGTAATAGGTGCGGGTTTGTTTGTTGGAAGTGGTGCAGTTGTGCATTCAGCGGGACCAGGCTCTATCGTTTCATATGCATTAGCAGGACTTCTAGTCGTTTTCGTTATGAGAATGCTAGGAGAAATGGCAGCTATTAATCCGACAAGTGGTTCATTTGCAACATATGCACGTGAAGCAATTGGTCCATGGGCGGGTTATACAATTGGGTGGCTATATTGGTTTTTCTGGGTAATTGTTATTGCAATAGAAGCTACAGCAGGTGCTGGCATCATTCAATACTGGATTCCGCAAATTCCGTTATGGTTATTAAGCTTAATATTAACAATTTTATTAACGTTGACGAATGTTTTTTCAGTGAAATCATTTGGAGAGTTTGAATATTGGTTTTCATTTATTAAAGTAATTAGTATTGTTTTGTTCCTATGCCTTGGTCTTGCTGTGATTTTAGGATTTGTACCAGGAACGGAAGCACCTGGCACTTCAAATTTAGTAGGGCAAGGAGGATTTATGCCAAATGGTATAAGTTCGGTGCTGATTGGAATCACCGTCGTTATATTTTCATTTATGGGATCAGAGATTGTTGCAGTAGCGGCTGGTGAATCTGCCGAACCTGTAAAAGCAGTAAAAACAGCAACAAATAGTGTAATTTGGCGTATTCTCGTATTTTTTATTGGATCTATCGCTGTAGTTGTTACACTTCTTCCATGGAACTCAGCAAACATATTAAAAAGTCCGTTTGTAGCGGTACTTGAGCATATAGGAATACCAGCGGCAGCACAAATTATGAATTTTATCGTTTTAACAGCTGTACTTTCTTGCTTGAATTCAGGTTTATATACAAACTCAAGAATGCTTTTTTCGATGGCAGAAAGAGGAGATGCTCCAAAGGCATTTTTAAAATTGAACAGTAGTGGTGTTCCAGTTCGGGCAGTTTTATTTGGAACGTTCTTTGCTTATATTGGAGTTGTTTTTAGTTACATATCTCCAGATAAAGTCTTTTTATTTTTAGTGAATGCATCTGGTGGGATTGCGTTACTAGTTTATCTCGTTATAGCAGTTTCACATTTAAAGATACGTAAAAAAATGGGGAAAGTGGAACAACAAAATTTGAAAGTGAAAATGTGGCTTTTCCCGTATGTAACATATGTTACAATTGCCGCTATTATAGCAGTTTTAGTTGCAATGGTTGCAATTGAATCTTTACGTTCACAAGCACTTTTAACGATGCTTGTTACTGTTCTTATTATAGTTTCTTATTTTATTTTTAATAGAAATAAAAATGGTTCGGTTTTGAATCCTAAAAGTGGGGATAAAGAACCCGTTCAATTCTAATTTCTTGTTTTTGAAGAAAGGTATATCCAATCATTGCTAGAAAAGATTCATATATAAGTAAAGAAAAGAGTAATTACTATTGTCATAGTGAATATAAACTTTTTTCTTGACTTTTTCTACGAAGGCGAGCAAAATGGTAAAAAAGGAAGGGGGGATGACGATGGAAGAGTACGTATTAGAGCTGTATAATCTGTTATATACGACAGAATGGCAAGATATTGTTTCGTTTCTTGGGATAGTATTTTGTATGAAAATTGTAATCGTATATATGGAAGAGCAAGGTATGTTCTATTCCTTCTCATCTCCGTTCGATTTGCAACGAGAGCCGTTGCTAAACTATGCCAATATAAATGATGAACAAATTCCTTTTGTTATATTCTTTATGATTCGTTTTATAACGGCGATTGTGAAGAAGAAAGAAAGTGATGAAGAAGAGTGCCACTTAACTTGTAAGATAGCTAACGTTTTTTAAGCTAAATACAAGGAGGAGATTTATATGTGGTTTCGATTTCTTATGATTGGTTTCTTTTCATTAACAGCAATTTCATTAATGGGATATCAAGTGTCTGAAATATATCAAGCGTATAGCAATACGTTTTTTAACAAAAACTAATTCCATTGCTATTTAAATAATAAAGCGATAAAATCCTTCTTAAGAAGTTTTATTAAGAAGGATTTTTTTCTTTGCCTCATCTAACTGTGTCAAACTATTGTCACATTTACACTGTGAATAATATGTTAAAATAGTGAGGTTACGTATACATATTTGAAGGAAGAGGAGTGACCATTTTGGTGGATCAATCAACTAATCAGAAAAGCTATGCTCCTATTGTGATAACGCTTTCTGTACTTGTAAATGCGATTATTTTATTTTTGTTCTTTGGGCCTGTTGGCTATGAAGGAGAAGTACATTTTGATGTAACAATTTTACCAATGTTAAATGCAATCTTTAATAGTTTTACGTTTGTATTTTTATTAGCAGCATTATTCTCTATTATTAAAAAGAATGTAAAAATGCATCGTGGATTTATTCTTGCAGCATTTACAACGACTTTACTATTTTGTGTTTCATATTTATCGTACCATTACTTGGCGCCAGCGACACATTTTGGTGGAGAAGGATTCATTAAGTATGTTTATTTCATCATTTTAATAACACATATTATCCTTGCGGCGATTATTGTACCACTTGCATTGTTTGCACTTGTATTTGGTTTTACAAATCAATTAACACGTCACCGTAAAATTGTGCGTTGGACGATGCCGATTTGGTTATATGTAAGTTTATCTGGTGTTATTGTTTACTTAATGATCTCGCCTTATTATCAATAAAAAATCTCAGCCTTTAAGGCTGGGATTTTTTTGTTAAGCAAATTTGTTTGTGAAATTTAAAAAGTGTGGTATACAAAAGTATAGTTGCTTTTCATATGGAAGGGATGGTAAAGGTATATGCAAAATTTTGTATTTCGTAATCCAACAAAACTTATTTTTGGTAAAGGACAATTAGAGCAGTTAAAAACTGAGATTCCACAGTTCGGTAAGAAAGTTCTTCTCGTATATGGAGGAGGAAGTATTAAAAGAAACGGTATTTATGATAATGTAAGTTCTATTTTAAAGGATATAAGTGCGGAAGTGTTTGAATTGACAGGTGTTGAACCGAATCCTCGTTTATCAACTGTAAAGAAAGGGATTCAAATTTGTAAAGACAATGGAGTCGAATTTATTTTAGCAGTTGGTGGAGGAAGTGTAATCGACTGTACGAAAGCGATTGCTGCAGGTAGTAAATATGATGGTGATGTATGGGATATTGTAACAAAAAAAGCATTTGCTAGCGAGGCGTTACCATTTGGTACTGTACTCACTCTTGCAGCAACAGGTTCTGAAATGAATGCAGGGTCTGTAATTACAAATTGGGAAACGAATGAAAAGTACGGATGGGGTAGTCCAGTTACATTCCCGCAGTTTTCAATTTTAGATCCAGTTCATACGGCGTCTGTGCCGAGAGATCAAACAATTTATGGTATGGTCGATATTATGTCGCACGTATTAGAGCAATATTTCCATCACGGCACGAATACAGAATTACAAGATCGTTATTGTGAATCTGTTTTAAAAACAGTAATTGAAACAGCTCCTAAGCTTTTAAGTGATTTAGAAAATTATGAGCATAGGGAAACGATTTTATATTGCGGAACGATGGCTTTAAACGGTATTTTAGCAATGGGAGTAAGAGGAGATTGGGCAACTCATAATATTGAGCATGCAGTTTCTGCTGTTCATGATATACCACATGGGGGTGGCCTTGCGATTTTATTCCCGAACTGGATGAAGCATGTTGTAGATGAAAATGTAAGTCGTTTTAAACAATTCGCTATTCGTGTATTCGATGTAGAAACAGATGGGAAGACCGATAAAGAGGTTGCATTAGAGGGAATTGAGGCGTTACGTCAATTTTGGACTTCGATTGAAGCGCCAGTAACATTAGCTGATTACGCTATTAGAGAAAGTGAAATTGACTTAATGGCGGATAAAGCGATGGCTTATGGTGAATTCGGTAACTTTAAAAAATTAAATAAAGATGATGTTCTTGAAATTTATAAAGCTTCTTTATAAGTGAATTGAGAGTAGAAACCTATTTGATTATAATGTCAAATAGGTTTATTTTTGGTTATTTATAATTGTTTTTGGATGTTTGTGATTATATATGATTGTTTATGGTTGATTTTTGTGATCGTTTTCATTATACTGTAATCAAAGAAGAGGTGAAGAAGATGTTAACTCCTGAACGTCATCAAATGATACTACAACTTGTGAAAGAACAAAAAGTGGTTAAATTACAGCAATTAGTGGAAAGAACAGAAAGCTCTGAATCGACAATTCGTCGTGATTTAGCGCAATTGGAAAAACAAAGGTTATTAAAAAGAGTTCATGGTGGTGCCTCTGTTTTAACAGGCAAAGGACAGGAGCCAACGATGATTGAAAAATCATCCAAAAACATTCAAATAAAACAACAAATTGCCAAGTATGCGGCTAGTATTGTTGAACAAGGGGATTGCGTTTATTTAGATGCAGGAAGTACAACATTTGAAATGATTCCATTTTTAATAAATAAAGATGTTACTGTCGTAACGAATGGACTTATGCACATTGAAGCTTTAGTTGAAAATAATATTCGTGCGTATTTACTAGGCGGGATGATGAAGAGTAGGACGAAAGCTTTAATCGGTGCGATGGCACAGGAAAGTATGCAGAAGT
Proteins encoded:
- a CDS encoding formate/nitrite transporter family protein, encoding MSVFTPEEITELAANSGRKKAHLSLLPMLILGFFGGAFIALGYLLDIHVIGTMPKSWGSFNSFLGAAVFPIGLILVILAGGELVTGNMMTVSMAWLQKKITLFHFIRNLIIVTFSNFIGAIFVAYFFGHIAGLTEGVFLTKTVSIAQAKLQDTPLQAFISAIGCNWLVCLAVWLSMGSKEFIGKIIGIWFPVMTFVAIGFQHVVANMFVIPAAIFAGHLTWIEYFPNFIFVFFGNLVGGMLFVALPYFISYNKKLPLNKEKTEIKNKSVSA
- a CDS encoding metallophosphoesterase, which gives rise to MNTHHVKKEQKKSILKKFIISLISILMIPISFYFYATEIERRLVSVTWNEIEAPTIPKEFNNKKILQFSDVHLGPEFTLKQLDNLVEKMNELCPDIVVFTGDLIDKFGSYNEERAEAKEILRKIHAPLGKYAVFGNHDRGGGGNLFYKRYMEEAGFSVLVNDVQKIKVENGKYITISGLDDFLLGKPQIDSTLKNLRQQDFNMLLVHEPDVVDKVAGYPVDFQISGHSHGGQVQIPFVGPLITTKLAEKYVEGMYELEGKSKSLYLYVNRGIGTTRMPVRFWSVPELSVFVLKQSSN
- a CDS encoding amidohydrolase codes for the protein MIETWHKELESLYNQMVSWRRDFHQYPELSFQEIETPKKIAEILKSFHIDVKTDVGGRGIIGVIEGGIPGKTIALRADFDALPIQDEKQVSYKSKVPGVMHACGHDGHTATLLGVAKILSDNRDQLSGKIVLIHQHAEEKEPGGAIAMIEDGCLEGVDVIFGTHLSSQMPLGIVGAKAGAMMAAADTFEVKIQGRGGHGGMPHHTVDAIIVATQVINQLQLLVSRKVDPLQSAVLTVGTFHAGQADNIIADTATFTGTIRTLDPEVREFMEKEFKRVVEGICQSLHAEVNIQYKRGYPILINHLDETSHFIEIAKRDLGRDRVIEVPPIMGGEDFAYYLEHVPGAFFFTGAGNEKIGATYPHHHPQFDFDERAMLVGGKLLLSLVTSYLSNGEEFLGNLDVNVTK
- the gabP gene encoding GABA permease, yielding MNKNLKKDLKIRHITMISIGGVIGAGLFVGSGAVVHSAGPGSIVSYALAGLLVVFVMRMLGEMAAINPTSGSFATYAREAIGPWAGYTIGWLYWFFWVIVIAIEATAGAGIIQYWIPQIPLWLLSLILTILLTLTNVFSVKSFGEFEYWFSFIKVISIVLFLCLGLAVILGFVPGTEAPGTSNLVGQGGFMPNGISSVLIGITVVIFSFMGSEIVAVAAGESAEPVKAVKTATNSVIWRILVFFIGSIAVVVTLLPWNSANILKSPFVAVLEHIGIPAAAQIMNFIVLTAVLSCLNSGLYTNSRMLFSMAERGDAPKAFLKLNSSGVPVRAVLFGTFFAYIGVVFSYISPDKVFLFLVNASGGIALLVYLVIAVSHLKIRKKMGKVEQQNLKVKMWLFPYVTYVTIAAIIAVLVAMVAIESLRSQALLTMLVTVLIIVSYFIFNRNKNGSVLNPKSGDKEPVQF
- a CDS encoding DUF420 domain-containing protein, whose amino-acid sequence is MVDQSTNQKSYAPIVITLSVLVNAIILFLFFGPVGYEGEVHFDVTILPMLNAIFNSFTFVFLLAALFSIIKKNVKMHRGFILAAFTTTLLFCVSYLSYHYLAPATHFGGEGFIKYVYFIILITHIILAAIIVPLALFALVFGFTNQLTRHRKIVRWTMPIWLYVSLSGVIVYLMISPYYQ
- a CDS encoding iron-containing alcohol dehydrogenase, with the protein product MQNFVFRNPTKLIFGKGQLEQLKTEIPQFGKKVLLVYGGGSIKRNGIYDNVSSILKDISAEVFELTGVEPNPRLSTVKKGIQICKDNGVEFILAVGGGSVIDCTKAIAAGSKYDGDVWDIVTKKAFASEALPFGTVLTLAATGSEMNAGSVITNWETNEKYGWGSPVTFPQFSILDPVHTASVPRDQTIYGMVDIMSHVLEQYFHHGTNTELQDRYCESVLKTVIETAPKLLSDLENYEHRETILYCGTMALNGILAMGVRGDWATHNIEHAVSAVHDIPHGGGLAILFPNWMKHVVDENVSRFKQFAIRVFDVETDGKTDKEVALEGIEALRQFWTSIEAPVTLADYAIRESEIDLMADKAMAYGEFGNFKKLNKDDVLEIYKASL
- a CDS encoding DeoR/GlpR family DNA-binding transcription regulator; amino-acid sequence: MLTPERHQMILQLVKEQKVVKLQQLVERTESSESTIRRDLAQLEKQRLLKRVHGGASVLTGKGQEPTMIEKSSKNIQIKQQIAKYAASIVEQGDCVYLDAGSTTFEMIPFLINKDVTVVTNGLMHIEALVENNIRAYLLGGMMKSRTKALIGAMAQESMQKYRFDKCFLGANGVHEQLGYTTPDPEEALLKQMALILANEGYFLIDESKFSEVAFAKIANVEDASIITNHLEIDLEKYKRQTNVIEADKQ